The following coding sequences are from one uncultured Fibrobacter sp. window:
- a CDS encoding FISUMP domain-containing protein, whose protein sequence is MIRFFVAVLVAASLSHAITSIPINGIKASATLPDIGQTTYRPENMVMKKHVHPFFQVWGAKYKNKPITLEFLVEAPRLDLITLYNGFLRDSSAYTNYSLAKTIKIYQNTTDNLIKVHTLAKPNWRGHKDPLADVIVFEKPLKNVFKIIIEIEDIYPGKLYQDVCIALIKFWGFTRLPHKPNFAQLTDVRDGQTYRTISVGDRIWMAQDLRYKTSGSRPFTDANRPNVKIPTDAGLEYPTADIESNICPEGWRLPTQTEFANLLTDLSPTASYDDLFSTAYRRPRYSIHQIGKLSGSQSYSTDAEVFFYPTNAYGMNFSTLTRRYYDSECTEETGETYAFGSYWTVDSKEIPLWPDENGNVEVKQLRHYRFGGTDYCEAMLCHEDYHFVRCIKDDGYTPPTYTDSETPDTGFTDSVNE, encoded by the coding sequence ATGATTCGTTTTTTTGTTGCCGTTCTTGTTGCCGCTTCGTTATCGCACGCGATTACCTCTATCCCTATCAACGGAATCAAGGCTTCAGCAACACTGCCCGACATTGGCCAGACTACGTACAGGCCCGAAAACATGGTCATGAAAAAACACGTGCATCCGTTTTTTCAGGTTTGGGGGGCCAAGTACAAGAACAAGCCCATCACCTTGGAATTCTTGGTAGAAGCCCCGCGTTTGGACCTTATCACCCTTTATAACGGTTTTTTGCGGGATTCTTCGGCTTACACAAATTACAGCCTCGCAAAGACCATCAAGATTTACCAGAACACCACCGACAACCTGATCAAGGTGCATACGCTTGCCAAGCCCAATTGGCGCGGGCACAAAGATCCCCTTGCCGACGTAATCGTGTTCGAAAAGCCGCTCAAGAACGTATTCAAGATTATCATCGAGATCGAAGACATTTACCCAGGCAAGCTTTATCAAGACGTGTGTATCGCCCTAATCAAGTTCTGGGGATTCACCCGACTGCCGCACAAGCCCAACTTTGCACAGTTGACCGACGTACGCGACGGACAGACATACAGAACCATCAGCGTCGGCGACCGCATTTGGATGGCCCAGGATTTGCGCTACAAGACAAGCGGCAGCCGCCCCTTTACCGACGCCAACAGGCCCAATGTAAAGATTCCGACGGACGCCGGCCTGGAATACCCCACCGCCGACATCGAATCCAATATTTGTCCCGAAGGCTGGCGACTCCCGACCCAGACCGAATTTGCAAACCTGCTGACGGATCTTTCACCTACGGCCTCTTACGACGACTTGTTCTCGACCGCCTACCGCAGGCCGCGCTATTCCATTCACCAAATTGGAAAACTGAGCGGTTCGCAGTCGTACTCTACCGACGCCGAAGTCTTTTTCTACCCCACGAACGCTTACGGCATGAACTTTTCGACGCTCACCCGCCGCTATTACGATAGCGAGTGCACCGAAGAAACCGGCGAGACTTACGCTTTTGGCTCTTACTGGACCGTAGATTCCAAGGAAATCCCGCTTTGGCCCGACGAAAACGGCAATGTAGAAGTCAAGCAACTCAGGCATTACCGCTTTGGCGGCACCGACTACTGCGAAGCGATGCTCTGCCACGAAGACTATCACTTTGTACGCTGCATTAAGGACGACGGATACACGCCGCCGACCTATACAGATTCGGAAACTCCGGACACAGGTTTTACAGATTCCGTAAATGAATAA